The following proteins come from a genomic window of Caloenas nicobarica isolate bCalNic1 chromosome 6, bCalNic1.hap1, whole genome shotgun sequence:
- the OBSL1 gene encoding obscurin-like protein 1 isoform X3, producing the protein MIPAAASASPLPDPKAVVIERFGGAPRFLAYPRAFTVQSGANAVLSCQITGDPRPSILWEKNKTPIEPSGRFHMEAKGNLYSLLVSHATSQDSGLYVCKARNSVGETYAAATLKVEAGELQEEDQCLGDEAPAFLVTPSSTRVCRGEDVMFTCQVSGQPCPVLEWEKDGHKLSDLFESSHFAVGQEPEDWHFLRLFGARPPDAGVYVCRARSGSREALAAAVLLVEPRAPPEGLPNGSPADGPQLGVERQQRRRRRHTAGQREGPETWVPNGAVPAREPGAKAFAVSAGKHAKFRCYVTGKPKPEIIWQKDGEPLTPGRRHLVYEDREGYFILKVLYCKPQDQGLYVCTASNTAGQTLSAVQLQVKEHRLRFQVQLADVEVAEREDAVLECQVPLETIPTAWYLEDRELQPSHKYVMEERGVLRRLTIRDARTDDDGIYLCQMKDKGRSIAEVSVRGVITKRLPRKLDVMEGENAVFCVETREALEGICWSQDGLQLRESPRIVLKSFGRMHLLVLVHVTRQDAGIISFTVGESQTSSQLRVKCVKHDPPSAPVAAKMSVAESNVALLTWCPAPDAHHRPPSHYLLERREAAGGEWVQCLATDLPSRVRVLGDSVPREADYCFRVCATNEHGRSSPVEFPGSVHLAPAARLERGLQDAWVRDGEDARFSLELSVTVHGAWFINGARLGEELEEAGGRCSMQCHGTEHSLLIRGAQLADSGTQVTFVSGAVRDSATLHVQAPQVRIAPVPEAEQLREVPAGLPVLLECRVSPPDTPVCWWKDGEAVPLDDIIAVQAEGCVRRLLLRSAGPSDTGTYTCDAGDDAMSFMVTITEAPVRIISSNEEAPHTYVAGQRVELWCQLSRPAAAVRWYKDGEEVEAGESLVLEQEGPRCRLVLPCARPQDAGEFVCDAGGDSVFYTITVAAEAPVRIISSNEEAPHTYVAGQRVELWCQLSRPAAAVRWYKDGEEVEAGESLVLEQEGPRCRLVLPRARPQDAGEFVCDAGGDSVFYTITVAAPQVHIAPVPEAEQRKEVLAGLPVLLECQVSPPDAPICWLKDGKAVVPTEVLAIRSEGCSRRLHITTSTLSDSGMYTCDAGDDAVSFRVTVSEAPVRIISSNEEAPHTYVAGQRVELWCQLSHPVATVRWYKDGEEVEAGESLVLEQEGPRCRLVLPCARPQDAGEFICDAGDASVSFHVSVAEPPVLILQPPQRSLELLVQAPGRVELRCELSVPGAPVRWFKDGLEVDETDNLLLLAEGAWRCLLIPRSSAEDAGEYICESKDEAVSFDVKVSEPPVRILQPLRPPPIVTVSPGETVTLDCELSHADAPVCWSKAGVRLEAGGSLVLEEEGAHRRLLIPMARADDSGKYICDAADDTVTFTVQVLDPPVRILERDVLPIQRHCQAMEDLVLEVQLSHAHGEVKWYKDGEKLQDTGHVRLEEDGARRSLVILGATGRDAGEYLCDTGDDSIIFFVTVEGTPPNPALSLAPPAQPVCIVNKEEAQSPLEVLEGDSVTLVARLSPETAAAQWQKDGQMLCSGGRLLVCSEGPARSLTIKQAELGDSGIFLCDAGDDEVHFTLHVKEAPVLFVNKREELEKLLVLEGGSTVLSAIVSMERADVTWLGPQQAMVAGERCELRRDGRVHSLVLHNVAKEDAGIYTCLSPNDKMQFDVSVRELQVKFLRGLSDVRARQGERVVLWCELCKARGDVLWRKDGQALVPGPRWQMMAEGRERSLVLSHVEPEDAGEYCCESNDDRTLATLTVQVPRVVEIITELKSLTVLEGEDATFKCLVSPEDVAVTWQLNGQPVVPGDRLLVTRSRLCHSLTLRQCQPADAGTVTANAEGLVSTARLSVQEAQVLFIQKLRDVVAEEKGNACLEVEVSHEAAEVQWLKQGVLLQPSSKYQMQESGHRRTLTIRCLGPADRGTYRCESLHDRTQARLCVEPQKVSIRMPLADVETFEKETATFHLELSHPGVPGVWTRDGIRVKPSGTCRISATGCGHSLTLEGLALQDSGTITFTADTLRCSARLLVREPPVTMVRVPQDMGVTEMGVASFECELSRPSVEVKWFKDGQELRPEPRCRIYSVGRRRVLQLSRCEPADAGTYTCDAGDCQASAMLHVQEHQVCIMKDLQDACVREGDNAVFTCEVSHEDVKGEWFRDGEKIKVSSTVKIRQEGTRHFLLLCGVRPEDAGLIRFTARTAGSEASLQVEALPIRIVKPLRDKTVLARHKATLECTVSHARGRVRWLRGDTEIFAGDKYEICNLDCYRTLIIHRVGPEDEDSYTCDAFDDRSTARLLVEGR; encoded by the exons ATGATCCCCGCTGCTGCTTCAGCCAGCCCCCTGCCTGACCCCAAAGCGGTGGTGATAGAGCGGTTCGGGGGAGCCCCCAGGTTCCTGGCCTATCCACGTGCATTCACGGTGCAAAGCGGTGCCAATGCGGTCCTGAGCTGCCAGATCACAGGTGACCCCCGGCCAAGCATCCTCTGGGAGAAAAACAAGACCCCGATCGAGCCCTCAGGCCGTTTCCACATGGAGGCCAAGGGGAACCTGTACAGCCTGCTGGTGTCCCATGCTACCTCCCAGGACAGTGGGCTCTATGTCTGCAAGGCCAGGAACAGTGTTGGAGAGACCTATGCTGCTGCCACGCTCAAAGTGGAGGCGGGAGAGCTCCAGGAGGAGGATCAATGCTTGGGTGATGAGGCACCTGCCTTCCTCGTCACCCCCTCATCCACTCGGGTGTGCCGGGGGGAGGATGTGATGTTCACCTGCCAAGTGTccgggcagccctgcccggTGCTGGAGTGGGAGAAGGATGGGCACAAGCTCTCTGACCTCTTTGAGAGCAGCCACTTCGCAGTGGGGCAGGAGCCAGAGGACTGGCACTTCCTCAGGCTGTTTGGTGCCCGGCCACCAGATGCAGGGGTGTATGTGTGCCGGGCACGCAGCGGCTCCCGGGAGGCCCTGGCTGCTGCCGTGCTCCTGGTTGAACCGCGGGCACCGCCGGAAGGGCTCCCCAATGGCTCCCCCGCTGACGGGCCCCAGCTGGGGGTGGAGCGGCAGcagcggaggcggcggcggcacaCAGCTGGACAGCGCGAGGGACCAGAGACCTGGGTGCCCAACGGTGCGGTGCCAGCCAGAGAGCCAGGGGCCAAGGCATTTGCTGTGAGCGCAGGGAAGCATGCCAAGTTTCGCTGCTATGTCACCGGCAAACCCAAGCCGGAGATCATCTGGCAGAAAGATGGGGAGCCCCTCACCCCCGGCCGCAGGCACCTTGTTTATGAGGACCGAGAAGGCTACTTCATCCTCAAGGTGCTGTACTGCAAACCCCAGGACCAGGGTCTGTACGTCTGCACCGCGTCCAACACCGCCGGCCAGACCCTCAGCGCGGTGCAGCTCCAGGTGAAAG AGCACCGGCTGCGGTTCCAGGTGCAGCTGGCAGACGTGGAGGTGGCGGAGCGGGAGGACGCCGTGCTGGAGTGCCAGGTGCCGCTGGAGACCATCCCCACCGCCTGGTACctggaggacagggagctgcagcccagccacAAATATGTGATGGAGGAGCGAGGTGTGCTGCGGCGCCTGACCATCCGTGATGCCCGCACCGATGATGATGGCATCTACCTCTGCCAGATGAAGGACAAGGGGCGCAGCATTGCTGAGGTCTCCGTCCGAG GTGTGATCACGAAGCGGCTGCCGCGGAAGCTGGATGTGATGGAGGGGGAGAACGCGGTTTTCTGCGTGGAGACACGGGAGGCGTTGGAGGGGATCTGCTGGAGCCAGGATGGGCTGCAGCTGCGGGAGTCACCCCGCATCGTGCTGAAGAGCTTTGGCAGGATGCACCTCCTGGTGCTGGTGCATGTGACCCGCCAGGATGCAGGCATCATTTCCTTCACCGTCGGGGAGTCGCAGACGTCCTCCCAGCTCCGAGTGAAGT GTGTGAAGCATGACCCCCCGAGCGCACCGGTGGCAGCCAAGATGAGCGTGGCAGAGAGCAACGTGGCCCTGCTGACGTGGTGCCCCGCGCCCGACGCCCACCACCGCCCCCCCAGCCACTACCTGCTggagcggcgggaggcggcggggggcgaGTGGGTGCAGTGCCTTGCCACTGACCTGCCCAGCCGGGTGCGGGTGCTGGGCGACAGCGTGCCCCGCGAGGCCGACTACTGCTTCCGCGTCTGCGCCACCAACGAGcatggcaggagcagccctgtggagtTCCCTGGCTCCGTGCATCTGG CCCCGGCAGCTCGCCTGGAGAGAGGGCTGCAGGACGCGTGGGTGCGGGACGGTGAGGATGCGCGGTTCTCCCTGGAGCTGTCGGTCACGGTGCACGGTGCCTGGTTCATCAACGGCGCCAGGCTGGGCGAGGAGTTGGAGGAGGCGGGAGGCCGGTGCAGCATGCAGTGCCACGGGACAGAGCACTCACTGCTGATCCGGGGAGCTCAGCTGGCTGACAGTGGGACACAGGTCACCTTCGTGTCCGGTGCTGTGCGAGACTCAGCCACGCTGCACGTGCAAG CCCCACAGGTCCGCATTGCCCCAGTACCTGAGGCTGAGCAGCTCCGGGAGGTGCCAGCGGGGCTACCTGTGCTGCTGGAGTGCCGAGTGtcccccccggacacccccgTCTGCTGGTGGAAGGACGGTGAGGCCGTGCCTCTGGATGACATTATTGCAGTGCAGGCAGAGGGCTGTGTGAGGAGGCTGCTCCTCCGCTCAGCAGGTCCCTCGGACACTGGCACGTACACCTGTGATGCTGGGGATGATGCCATGAGCTTCATGGTAACCATCACTG AGGCACCGGTGAGGATCATCAGCTCCAACGAGGAGGCCCCTCACACCTACGTGGCCGGGCAGCGCGTGGAGCTGTGGTGCCAGCTGTCCCGCCCGGCGGCCGCCGTGCGCTGGTACAAGGACGGGGAGGAGGTGGAGGCGGGCGAGAGcctggtgctggagcaggaggggccACGGTGCCGGCTGGTGCTGCCCTGTGCCCGGCCGCAGGACGCGGGGGAGTTTGTCTGCGACGCTGGTGGGGACTCTGTGTTCTACACCATCACTGTGGCAG CAGAAGCACCGGTGAGGATCATCAGCTCCAACGAGGAGGCCCCTCACACCTACGTGGCCGGGCAGCGCGTGGAGCTGTGGTGCCAGCTGTCCCGCCCGGCGGCCGCCGTGCGCTGGTACAAGGACGGGGAGGAGGTGGAGGCGGGCGAGAGcctggtgctggagcaggaggggccACGGTGCCGGCTGGTGCTGCCCCGTGCCCGGCCGCAGGACGCGGGGGAGTTTGTCTGTGACGCTGGTGGGGACTCTGTGTTCTACACCATCACTGTGGCAG ccccacaggtccACAttgccccagtgcctgaggcAGAGCAGCGCAAGGAGGTGCTGGCAGGGCTACCTGTGTTGCTGGAGTGCCAGGTGTCCCCCCCAGATGCCCCCATCTGCTGGCTGAAGGATGGCAAGGCTGTGGTCCCAACCGAGGTCCTAGCCATCCGCTCAGAGGGATGCTCGCGGAGGCTCCACATCACCACATCCACCCTGTCTGACTCGGGGATGTACACCTGTGATGCCGGGGATGATGCCGTCAGCTTCAGGGTGACCGTGAGCG AGGCACCGGTGAGGATCATCAGCTCCAACGAGGAGGCCCCTCACACCTACGTGGCCGGGCAGCGCGTGGAGCTGTGGTGCCAGCTGTCCCACCCGGTGGCCACCGTGCGCTGGTACAAGGACGGGGAGGAGGTGGAGGCGGGCGAGAGcctggtgctggagcaggaggggccACGGTGCCGGCTGGTGCTGCCCTGTGCCCGGCCGCAGGACGCGGGGGAGTTCATCTGCGACGCTGGGGATGCATCTGTCTCATTCCATGTCTCGGTGGCAG AGCCACCAGTGCTGATCCTGCAGCCTCCACAGCGCtcgctggagctgctggtgcaggcGCCAGGGCGCGTGGAGCTGCGGTGCGAGCTCTCTGTGCCAGGTGCTCCTGTACGCTGGTTCAAGGATGGGCTGGAGGTGGATGAGACTGacaacctgctgctgctggcagagggtgCCTGGCGCTGCCTCCTCATCCCCAGGAGCAGTGCAGAGGATGCGGGCGAGTACATCTGCGAAAGCAAGGATGAGGCCGTCTCTTTCGATGTCAAGGTGTCAG AGCCACCAGTGAGGATCCTGCAGCCTCTCAGGCCTCCTCCCATCGTGACGGTGTCACCAGGGGAGACGGTGACACTGGACTGTGAGCTGTCCCATGCGGATGCGCCCGTGTGCTGGTCCAAGGCAGGTGTCAGGCTGGAGGCTGGGGGCAGcctggtgctggaggaggagggtgcCCACCGCCGCCTGCTCATCCCCATGGCCAGAGCCGACGACTCCGGAAAATACATCTGCGATGCTGCAGATGACACAGTGACCTTCACTGTCCAAGTTCTGG ATCCGCCGGTCAGGATCCTGGAGAGGGACGTCCTGCCGATCCAACGGCACTGCCAGGCCATGGAGGACCTGGTGCTGGAGGTGCAGCTCTCGCATGCTCATGGAGAGGTGAAGTGGTACAAGGATGGGGAGAAGTTACAGGATACAGGACACGTGCGGCTGGAGGAGGACGGGGCACGCCGCTCGCTCGTCATCCTGGGTGCCACGGGCAGGGACGCAGGGGAGTATCTCTGCGACACTGGCGACGACAGCATCATCTTCTTTGTCACTGTGGAAG GGACACCCCCGAACCCTGCCTTGTCCCtcgcacccccagcccagcccgtgTGCATTGTCAACAAGGAAGAGGCACAGAGCccactggaggtgctggagggggACAGCGTGACGCTGGTGGCCCGGCTGTCCCCAGAGACAGCAGCGGCACAGTGGCAGAAAGATGGACAGATGCTGTGTTCGGGTGGGCGGCTGCTGGTGTGCAGCGAGGGCCCCGCACGCAGCCTCACCATCAAGCAAGCGGAGCTGGGCGACAGTGGCATCTTCCTCTGCGATGCTGGTGACGATGAGGTGCATTTCACACTGCACGTGAAAG AGGCACCTGTGCTGTTTGTGAACAAGcgggaggagctggagaagctgtTGGTGCTGGAGGGTGGCAGCACCGTGCTCTCTGCCATTGTGTCCATGGAGCGAGCTGATGTCACCTGGCTGGGCCCACAGCAGGCGATGGTCGCCGGTGAGCGCTGCGAGCTGCGGCGGGACGGCCGCGTGCACAGCCTTGTCCTCCACAACGTAGCCAAGGAGGACGCCGGCATCTACACCTGCCTCTCCCCCAATGACAAGATGCAGTTCGACGTGAGCGTCCGAG agctgcaggtgaaGTTCCTGCGCGGGCTGTCGGACGTGCGTGCGCGGCAGGGTGAGCGGGTGGTGCTGTGGTGTGAGCTCTGCAAGGCGCGGGGCGACGTGCTGTGGCGGAAGGACGGGCAGGCGCTGGTGCCCGGCCCGCGCTGGCAGATGATGGCAGAGGGGCGAGAGCGCTCATTGGTGCTGAGCCACGTGGAGCCTGAGGATGCCGGCGAGTACTGCTGCGAGTCCAATGATGACCGGACGCTGGCAACGCTGACAGTGCAGG TCCCCAGGGTGGTGGAGATCATCACAGAGCTgaagagcctgacagtgctggAGGGGGAGGATGCCACCTTCAAGTGCCTGGTGTCGCCTGAGGACGTGGCTGTGACCTGGCAGCTGAATGGCCAGCCTGTGGTTCCCGGCGACCGGCTGCTGGTGACGAGGAGCAGGCTGTGCCACAGCCTCACCCTCCGGCAGTGCCAGCCGGCTGATGCGGGCACTGTGACGGCCAACGCTGAGGGGCTGGTGAGCACGGCCCGGCTGAGCGTGCAAG AGGCACAGGTGCTGTTCATACAGAAGCTGCGAGACGTGGTggcagaggagaaggggaaCGCATGCCTGGAGGTGGAGGTGAGCCACGAGGCTGCCGAGGTGCAGTGGCTGAAGCAGGGTGTCCTTCTCCAGCCAAGCAGCAAGTACCAGATGCAGGAGTCGGGACACCGCCGCACCCTCACTATTCGCTGCCTCGGCCCTGCCGACCGTGGCACCTACCGCTGTGAGAGCCTGCACGACCGCACGCAGGCCAGGCTCTGTGTCGAGC CTCAGAAGGTGTCGATCCGGATGCCGCTGGCAGATGTGGAGACCTTTGAGAAGGAAACAGCCACCTTCCACCTGGAGCTGTCTCACCCCGGCGTGCCTGGGGTCTGGACGCGGGATGGCATCCGGGTGAAGCCCAGTGGCACGTGCCGGATCAGCGCCACGGGCTGTGGACACAGCCTGACGCTGGAGGGGCTGGCACTGCAGGACTCGGGCACCATCACCTTCACAGCTGACACCCTACGCTGCAGCGCCCGCCTGCTTGTGCGGG AGCCTCCAGTCACTATGGTGAGGGTCCCACAGGACATGGGAGTCACGGAGATGGGTGTCGCCAGCTTCGAGTGCGAGCTGTCTCGCCCCAGCGTGGAGGTGAAGTGGTTCAAG GACGGGCAGGAACTGCGGCCAGAGCCCCGCTGCCGCATCTACTCAGTGGGTCGGCGCCGCGTCCTGCAGCTGAGCCGCTGCGAGCCGGCTGACGCTGGCACCTACACCTGCGATGCAGGCGACTGCCAGGCCTCTGCCATGCTGCACGTCCAGG AGCACCAGGTCTGCATCATGAAGGACTTGCAGGATGCCTGCGTGCGGGAGGGTGACAACGCTGTCTTCACCTGCGAGGTGTCACATGAGGATGTGAAGGGCGAGTGGTTCCGGGATGGGGAGAAAATCAAGGTCTCCAGCACAGTGAAGATACGGCAAGAAG GGACCCGGCATTTCCTGCTACTCTGCGGTGTGCGCCCCGAGGACGCGGGACTCATCCGCTTCACTGCCAGGACGGCTGGCTCAGAGGCCAGCCTGCAGGTGGAAG CGCTGCCCATCAGGATCGTGAAGCCACTGCGAGACAAGACTGTGCTGGCGCGGCACAAGGCGACGCTGGAGTGCACAGTGTCCCACGCCCGGGGCCGGGTGCGCTGGCTTCGCGGGGACACCGAAATCTTTGCCGGTGACAAGTATGAGATCTGCAACCTGGACTGCTACCGCACGCTCATCATCCACCGTGTGGGCCCCGAGGATGAGGACTCATACACCTGCGACGCCTTTGATGACCGTTCCACTGCCCGGCTCCTGGTGGAGG GGAGGTAG